A window of the Isosphaera pallida ATCC 43644 genome harbors these coding sequences:
- a CDS encoding ROK family protein, which produces MISSTTPHSEARDTIPAGLETQGEALSRGQDLTIGIDVGGTKILAAVVDRHNRILGRAKIATPAAQGETALLAAIVGCLEEALREAHTNIEQVESIGVGCPGPLDTKAGVVLSSANLNVQHFPLGPELARVTGRPVLLENDVRMGGYGELKLGAGRDYDDLLIVFVGTGIGGCLVLDGQVRSGATGNAGEIGHTPIKPGGAKCGCGNRGCLEAYASRSAISRRIVKQIRRGQPSILRAKLAKLDQPARLKSKDIQAAFELNDPVVREAVERSAHRLGLALGGMINVLAPQRVILGGGIVEALGESYIDLVRASARRQAIADPAAVVEIVASQLGDDAGALGAALWSREHQHRHAPPASNFPVTEQPAFIEP; this is translated from the coding sequence ATGATCTCTTCCACCACACCCCACTCGGAAGCGCGCGATACCATCCCGGCTGGCCTGGAAACTCAGGGCGAAGCCTTGTCACGTGGCCAGGATTTGACGATTGGGATCGATGTGGGCGGCACCAAAATCCTGGCCGCGGTGGTGGACCGCCACAATCGCATCCTGGGCCGGGCCAAAATCGCCACGCCCGCCGCCCAAGGCGAAACCGCTCTGTTGGCAGCCATCGTCGGATGCCTCGAAGAGGCGCTACGTGAAGCCCACACCAACATCGAGCAGGTCGAATCCATCGGGGTCGGTTGCCCCGGCCCGCTCGACACCAAGGCCGGCGTGGTTCTCTCCAGCGCCAACTTAAACGTCCAACACTTTCCCCTGGGTCCCGAACTCGCCCGGGTCACAGGCCGCCCGGTGTTGCTCGAAAACGATGTGAGGATGGGGGGCTACGGCGAACTCAAGCTGGGGGCCGGGCGGGACTACGACGACCTGCTGATTGTCTTCGTCGGTACCGGCATCGGCGGCTGTCTGGTCCTAGATGGCCAAGTCCGCAGTGGGGCCACCGGCAACGCCGGCGAAATCGGCCATACCCCGATCAAGCCCGGCGGCGCTAAGTGCGGCTGCGGCAACCGCGGCTGCTTGGAAGCCTACGCCAGTCGTTCGGCCATCTCTCGCCGCATCGTCAAACAAATTCGCCGCGGCCAACCCTCCATCCTTCGCGCCAAACTCGCCAAGCTCGACCAACCCGCCCGGCTCAAATCCAAAGACATCCAAGCCGCCTTCGAACTCAACGACCCCGTCGTCCGCGAGGCAGTCGAACGTTCCGCCCATCGTCTGGGTCTGGCGCTCGGGGGCATGATCAACGTGCTGGCCCCGCAACGAGTCATTTTGGGAGGAGGGATCGTCGAAGCCCTTGGCGAGTCCTATATTGACCTCGTGCGTGCCTCAGCGCGTCGTCAGGCGATCGCCGATCCGGCCGCTGTGGTCGAGATCGTTGCCAGCCAACTTGGCGACGACGCCGGAGCCTTGGGAGCCGCCCTGTGGTCCCGCGAACACCAACACCGACACGCCCCCCCAGCAAGCAACTTCCCCGTCACTGAACAACCTGCCTTCATCGAACCCTAA
- a CDS encoding ATP-binding protein has product MTPIDPSRPKAIGSNPLADPASESPDSQTTVRLDSERILNQTAVGLIALDSKGTILYANPAAAKILGLSQEHVLGCCYYDFLDPVEVEQVRKRHQGLMEGRLPAYTAKKRFRRRDGDVVETLTTAISAPVPELNSKILISQSIDFTMLKWVEYELYSSRTRFESFMRHAPVCGWIEDGRGRLSQANPQLLKLLNLEESSLSVGNDPDHAISIGQLPLNLADWCLEPLPPVVDHPIETLTPIQNALGDRRELLICRFPLNLPEHENEGSPLVTESQNVGGVGIDLTDLRRAQAELEQARRTAEQANQAKTAFLAHFGHEIRTPLTAILGFTEVLHERLGHDPQSAEALEAIQSAGSHLKMLLNDFLDLSKIESGKLELAPTSIDPWELAVEVATINQGQAQAKGIRLGVEANASTPLLVHVDTTRLRQVLFNLVGNAIKFSQGGDVTISLIGSEPNASDSDTDGRSTLVWQVRDQGPGMTADQVARLFEPFHQVGTANPRDTLSSGSGLGLVISKSLVELMGGTIQVVSHPGRGTTVQFELPIDPATPRRNHPSRWWAQVGSRTTPSESQPGSSASWTPSAPSAVGSRPRPASISHHPAHEDAKTGHRLLIVEDNSDNRVILRFYLNRENPQLQLHFANDGAEALRYVLDQPAFDLILMDINMPTMDGYETTRRIRAAGYDGPIVALTAHALSNERERMRKAGFNEFLAKPFEVGELRRILAEFLSGPLKAKAVPSASGAVVAPATSRTALESSKGCYSTSAAERDVTFEALESRFRAGLPKQLARLRGFLAVGDRDRALMKLEKVLAACRLYGQHRLADRLDDFRAEMTSDECDITSWVDRWDRLGLERVVVWDLAMGSASDGHPAT; this is encoded by the coding sequence ATGACCCCCATCGACCCGTCGCGCCCCAAGGCCATCGGATCGAACCCTCTCGCTGACCCCGCTTCGGAATCGCCCGATTCCCAAACCACTGTCCGACTTGACTCCGAGAGGATTCTCAACCAAACCGCCGTTGGACTTATCGCGCTCGACTCCAAGGGAACCATCCTCTACGCCAATCCCGCAGCCGCGAAAATCCTGGGACTCTCTCAAGAACACGTGTTGGGTTGTTGTTACTACGATTTCCTCGATCCCGTCGAAGTCGAACAGGTCCGTAAGCGCCACCAGGGATTGATGGAGGGCCGTTTGCCGGCTTACACCGCCAAAAAGCGGTTTCGACGACGCGACGGCGACGTGGTCGAAACATTGACGACCGCCATATCCGCCCCTGTTCCTGAACTGAACTCGAAGATTCTGATTTCTCAATCTATCGACTTTACCATGTTGAAGTGGGTTGAGTACGAGCTGTACTCCAGCCGGACGCGCTTCGAGTCTTTTATGAGACACGCTCCGGTTTGCGGTTGGATCGAGGATGGTCGGGGGCGGCTCTCGCAGGCCAATCCTCAACTTCTAAAGCTCTTGAACTTGGAGGAGTCCTCGCTTTCGGTTGGCAACGATCCGGATCATGCCATTTCGATCGGACAGTTGCCTTTGAATCTCGCCGATTGGTGTCTGGAGCCGTTGCCCCCGGTCGTCGATCACCCAATCGAAACCCTCACTCCGATCCAGAACGCTTTGGGTGATCGACGGGAACTGCTGATCTGCCGCTTTCCCTTGAATCTCCCGGAACATGAGAACGAGGGGTCCCCTCTCGTCACCGAGAGTCAAAACGTGGGGGGGGTGGGGATTGATCTCACCGATCTCAGGCGCGCCCAGGCGGAACTGGAACAGGCCCGCCGAACCGCCGAGCAAGCCAATCAGGCCAAAACCGCCTTCCTCGCCCATTTCGGTCACGAAATCCGCACACCCTTGACGGCGATCCTGGGATTCACCGAAGTTCTGCACGAACGTTTAGGCCACGACCCTCAGAGCGCGGAAGCCCTTGAGGCGATCCAATCGGCCGGATCCCACCTGAAAATGTTGCTGAACGATTTTTTGGATCTTTCCAAAATCGAGTCGGGCAAGCTCGAACTGGCTCCCACCTCGATCGACCCTTGGGAGCTTGCCGTCGAAGTGGCGACGATCAACCAGGGTCAGGCCCAAGCCAAGGGGATCCGACTCGGGGTCGAAGCCAACGCCTCCACTCCTTTGCTGGTCCATGTCGATACAACCCGCTTGCGCCAAGTTCTGTTCAATCTTGTTGGCAACGCGATCAAGTTTTCTCAAGGCGGCGACGTGACCATCAGTTTGATCGGATCGGAACCGAACGCTTCAGACTCAGACACGGACGGCCGATCGACTCTGGTTTGGCAGGTCCGCGACCAGGGTCCCGGAATGACCGCGGATCAAGTCGCGCGATTGTTCGAGCCGTTTCACCAAGTGGGGACCGCCAATCCACGGGATACGTTGTCGTCGGGATCCGGCTTAGGTCTGGTGATTTCTAAATCCCTCGTTGAACTCATGGGCGGTACAATCCAAGTCGTCAGTCACCCGGGACGCGGGACGACCGTTCAGTTCGAGCTACCGATCGATCCCGCGACGCCTCGCCGCAACCACCCTTCGCGTTGGTGGGCGCAAGTCGGTTCGAGGACGACGCCGAGCGAATCCCAACCAGGGTCATCGGCTTCCTGGACTCCGTCCGCCCCTAGCGCAGTGGGTTCCAGGCCGCGGCCAGCGTCAATCAGCCACCACCCCGCGCATGAGGACGCCAAGACCGGTCACCGCCTCCTCATCGTCGAAGACAACTCTGACAATCGAGTGATCTTGCGATTCTACTTGAATCGTGAAAATCCTCAACTTCAGCTTCACTTCGCCAACGACGGAGCAGAAGCGCTTCGATATGTCCTCGACCAACCCGCCTTCGACCTGATCTTGATGGACATCAACATGCCGACCATGGACGGCTACGAAACCACCAGGCGGATTCGCGCCGCGGGTTACGACGGTCCCATCGTTGCTCTGACCGCGCACGCCCTCTCCAACGAACGAGAACGCATGCGCAAGGCCGGCTTCAATGAGTTTCTCGCCAAGCCTTTCGAAGTTGGAGAGTTGCGACGAATTCTGGCCGAGTTCCTCAGCGGACCGCTCAAAGCCAAAGCCGTCCCGTCGGCGAGCGGAGCTGTTGTCGCCCCGGCGACTTCTCGGACCGCGCTTGAGTCGAGCAAGGGTTGTTATTCCACCTCGGCTGCCGAGCGCGACGTCACCTTCGAGGCGCTTGAAAGCCGCTTCCGGGCCGGTCTGCCCAAGCAGTTGGCCCGGTTGCGGGGGTTCTTGGCGGTGGGAGATCGCGACCGAGCGTTGATGAAACTCGAGAAGGTGCTGGCCGCGTGCCGGCTCTACGGTCAGCACCGGTTGGCCGACCGCCTGGACGACTTCCGAGCCGAAATGACTTCCGACGAGTGCGACATCACCTCATGGGTCGATCGGTGGGATCGTCTGGGGCTGGAACGGGTCGTGGTGTGGGACTTGGCAATGGGTTCGGCGAGCGATGGTCATCCGGCGACATAA
- a CDS encoding sugar phosphate isomerase/epimerase family protein, which produces MTLGFNTAIVPELALMEVLDLAAELGYSHVEVMCWPPGKAERRYAGVTHLDVESINATRAAEIQTLCARKNVAISALGYYPNPLSPDAEEAKRAVGHLRKVIEASALLGINLVTTFVGRDPQATVEANWPRFLETWGPLLEFAESQGVRVGIENCPMLFTADEWPGGKNLAVSPEIWRAMFTDLPSPSFGLNYDPSHLVWLGIDPIAPLYEFKDRIYHVHAKDARIDRDKLNRHGILAYPNLWHTPKLPGMGEIRWGAFVAALAEIGYQGPIVVEVEDRAYERSFEARRDSLIISRRALLPYVAG; this is translated from the coding sequence ATGACTTTGGGATTCAACACCGCGATCGTGCCGGAACTGGCCTTGATGGAGGTGCTCGATCTGGCGGCCGAATTGGGGTACTCCCACGTCGAGGTGATGTGCTGGCCGCCGGGCAAGGCCGAACGGCGCTACGCCGGGGTCACCCATTTGGATGTCGAGTCGATCAACGCTACCCGCGCTGCCGAGATTCAAACGCTGTGCGCCCGCAAGAATGTGGCGATCAGCGCGTTGGGATATTATCCCAACCCGCTTTCTCCTGACGCGGAGGAGGCCAAGCGGGCCGTGGGCCACCTCCGCAAGGTGATCGAAGCCTCGGCATTGTTAGGGATCAACCTAGTCACCACCTTTGTGGGCCGCGATCCACAAGCGACGGTCGAGGCCAACTGGCCGCGGTTCTTAGAGACCTGGGGCCCCTTGTTGGAATTCGCCGAGTCCCAGGGAGTTCGCGTCGGGATCGAGAACTGTCCAATGCTCTTCACCGCCGATGAGTGGCCCGGCGGCAAGAACCTCGCGGTGTCGCCCGAGATTTGGCGGGCGATGTTCACTGACTTGCCCAGCCCCAGTTTCGGTCTCAACTACGACCCCTCCCACCTCGTCTGGTTGGGAATCGACCCCATCGCGCCCCTTTACGAGTTCAAGGATCGCATCTATCACGTCCACGCCAAGGACGCCCGGATCGACCGCGATAAGCTCAACCGCCACGGCATCCTGGCCTATCCCAATCTCTGGCACACCCCCAAGCTGCCGGGGATGGGCGAAATCCGTTGGGGAGCGTTTGTCGCCGCGTTGGCCGAGATCGGCTATCAGGGCCCGATCGTCGTCGAGGTTGAAGACCGCGCGTACGAACGCTCGTTTGAAGCGCGGCGGGATTCGCTCATCATCAGCCGTCGGGCGCTGCTGCCTTATGTCGCCGGATGA
- a CDS encoding NAD(P)/FAD-dependent oxidoreductase yields MGPLPPRMDAPRMDRHASTPEFEPTSEARVVAAQPVAAQTWPHHWTRIEVSDPDHVAQVEAFETVIAGGGPAGLTAAYELTKHNRPVVVLEADPQRVGGISRTDVYKGYRFDIGGHRFFSKSAEINALWREILDEDFLVRERLSRIYYDGKFFHYPLKPVDALLKLGPLRSTRIVLSYLKARLRPIRPERSFEDWVVNRFGRLLFDIFFKTYTEKVWGMPTSTISADWAAQRIKGLSLCRAIVNAVFGPLCRCVSGGEVVKTLIDRFHYPRLGPGQMWEVARDRIQRLGGVVEMDRRVERIEHDGQRVMAFIARDSQGRLTRYAGRHFLSTLPIRELIQSMDPPAPEAVRRAAESLKYRDFLTVVLIVDQAETFPDNWIYIHEPQVRLGRIQNFKNWSPDLVPDPSKTSLGLEYFCFEGDDLWSRSDADLIALGTREIESIGLIPAGKVIDGCVVRMPKAYPVYDDEYQSHLGTIREWLRRFANLELAGRNGMHKYNNQDHSMMTALLAARNILGQGRFDTWKVNTDAEYHEDGPDESDDSSALSTGRAVPRRVAV; encoded by the coding sequence ATGGGCCCCTTGCCCCCGCGCATGGACGCGCCGCGGATGGATCGCCACGCCTCAACCCCCGAATTCGAACCGACCTCGGAAGCCCGAGTCGTCGCCGCTCAGCCAGTCGCGGCACAGACCTGGCCCCACCACTGGACTCGGATCGAGGTGTCCGATCCTGACCATGTGGCGCAGGTCGAGGCGTTCGAGACCGTGATCGCCGGCGGTGGTCCGGCTGGCCTCACCGCCGCCTACGAGCTGACCAAGCACAACCGCCCCGTCGTCGTTCTTGAAGCCGATCCCCAGCGAGTTGGGGGGATCAGTCGAACCGATGTGTACAAAGGGTACCGATTTGATATCGGTGGCCATCGGTTTTTTTCCAAAAGCGCCGAGATCAACGCGCTTTGGCGGGAGATCCTCGACGAGGACTTTTTGGTCCGCGAACGGTTGAGCCGAATCTACTACGACGGCAAGTTTTTTCACTATCCGCTCAAGCCGGTTGATGCCCTGCTGAAGTTGGGACCGTTGCGTTCGACGCGGATCGTGTTGAGCTACCTCAAGGCGCGGTTGCGGCCAATCCGGCCGGAGCGGAGTTTCGAGGATTGGGTGGTCAACCGGTTCGGTCGGCTGTTGTTCGACATTTTCTTCAAGACCTACACCGAAAAGGTCTGGGGGATGCCGACCTCAACGATCTCGGCGGACTGGGCGGCGCAACGGATCAAGGGGTTGAGTCTATGCCGGGCCATAGTCAATGCGGTGTTCGGTCCGCTTTGCCGGTGTGTTTCGGGCGGTGAGGTGGTCAAGACCTTGATCGACCGCTTTCACTATCCCCGGTTAGGTCCGGGACAAATGTGGGAAGTGGCGCGCGACCGCATCCAGCGTCTAGGCGGCGTGGTCGAGATGGATCGACGGGTGGAGCGGATCGAGCATGACGGTCAGCGGGTCATGGCCTTCATTGCCAGGGATTCCCAAGGGCGGCTCACCCGCTACGCCGGGCGGCATTTCCTCTCCACGCTGCCGATCCGCGAGTTGATCCAGTCGATGGATCCGCCCGCTCCCGAAGCAGTGCGTCGGGCGGCCGAGTCGCTCAAATACCGTGATTTCCTCACCGTGGTGCTCATTGTCGATCAAGCCGAGACATTCCCAGACAACTGGATTTACATCCATGAGCCTCAGGTGCGGTTGGGACGCATCCAGAACTTCAAGAACTGGTCGCCCGACCTGGTGCCGGACCCCTCCAAGACCTCGTTGGGGTTGGAGTACTTCTGCTTCGAAGGAGACGACCTTTGGTCTCGCTCCGACGCCGACTTGATCGCGCTGGGAACCCGGGAAATCGAATCGATCGGTTTGATCCCGGCCGGCAAGGTGATCGACGGTTGCGTGGTGAGGATGCCCAAGGCTTATCCAGTCTACGACGACGAGTACCAAAGCCATTTGGGAACGATCCGGGAATGGCTGCGGCGATTCGCCAACCTGGAGTTGGCTGGTCGGAACGGGATGCACAAATACAACAATCAGGATCACTCGATGATGACTGCGCTTCTGGCGGCGCGAAACATTCTGGGTCAGGGCCGTTTCGACACCTGGAAGGTCAATACTGACGCGGAGTACCATGAGGATGGTCCCGATGAGTCGGACGACTCCTCGGCGCTGTCCACCGGTCGCGCCGTGCCCCGCCGAGTCGCCGTCTGA
- a CDS encoding DUF4149 domain-containing protein produces the protein MFDSPNLILIFDAAASISAAVWLGTITFFSFGVAPVVFRTLEPASASTFLRAVFPVYYAFGLGASIVLLPALTCRGLALPEARGPLLGLQLVAVLAGIVIQLYCRESLTPAINQARDAGPQGEARFKHLHRRSVRLNVVVLIIALMATVLHGARPAPRTSGIEEFTPQERAAYDFEFLRELYKSRRQADENKRRNPDPEESREDAASSSGPPSRETRRQGITPER, from the coding sequence ATGTTTGACTCGCCGAACCTGATTCTGATATTCGACGCCGCTGCTTCGATTTCGGCGGCCGTCTGGTTGGGGACGATCACGTTTTTCTCGTTCGGCGTGGCCCCGGTGGTGTTTCGGACGCTGGAGCCGGCGTCAGCCTCAACATTCCTCCGCGCGGTCTTTCCGGTCTACTATGCATTTGGTCTGGGAGCCTCGATCGTCTTGTTGCCGGCCTTGACCTGCCGCGGCCTAGCGTTGCCTGAGGCGCGGGGGCCTCTCTTGGGGTTGCAGCTGGTGGCGGTTCTGGCGGGGATTGTGATTCAACTGTATTGCCGCGAGTCGCTCACTCCGGCAATCAACCAAGCGCGTGACGCCGGGCCGCAAGGTGAAGCCCGATTCAAGCATTTGCATCGTCGCAGCGTGCGGCTCAATGTGGTGGTCCTCATCATTGCCCTGATGGCGACGGTGCTTCACGGCGCGCGGCCGGCGCCGCGAACATCCGGGATTGAGGAGTTCACTCCCCAGGAGCGAGCCGCTTACGACTTCGAATTCCTCCGCGAGCTTTACAAATCGCGGCGTCAGGCCGATGAGAACAAGCGGAGGAATCCCGACCCGGAGGAGTCTCGGGAGGACGCCGCCTCGTCGTCGGGTCCGCCGTCGCGGGAAACGCGACGGCAGGGAATCACGCCGGAGCGATGA
- a CDS encoding SDR family NAD(P)-dependent oxidoreductase yields the protein MSQTVVITGGTGGIGSALARLLASRGDNLALMARRPEPLAQLVAELGGEERVVSIAGDVTNPEDLGRLVQETKTRFGRIDGLAHCVGSILLKPLHAASLDDLMKTLEINLVSAFLACKAVIPTMREQRSGSVVLCSTVAVGQGLNNHEIIAAAKGGVEGLVRSAAVTYARLGIRFNAVAPGLTDTPLASFLTSNETMKAASEAMHPMGRIGRPEDVAAALAFLLGEDSSWITGQILGVDGGLGAGLAPPKVATRG from the coding sequence ATGTCTCAAACGGTTGTCATTACCGGCGGAACAGGGGGGATTGGTTCGGCGTTGGCGCGGTTGCTGGCGTCGCGGGGTGACAACCTGGCGTTGATGGCTCGGCGTCCCGAACCGTTGGCCCAACTCGTTGCCGAACTCGGCGGCGAGGAGCGGGTGGTGAGCATCGCGGGCGACGTGACCAATCCCGAGGATTTGGGCCGTCTGGTCCAGGAAACCAAGACACGGTTTGGTCGCATCGACGGCCTAGCGCATTGTGTTGGCTCGATTCTGCTCAAGCCGCTGCATGCCGCCAGCCTCGACGACCTCATGAAGACCCTGGAAATTAACCTGGTGTCGGCATTTCTGGCATGCAAGGCGGTCATTCCCACGATGCGGGAGCAGCGGTCGGGGTCGGTTGTGTTGTGTTCGACGGTGGCGGTGGGGCAAGGTTTGAACAACCACGAGATCATCGCGGCGGCCAAGGGGGGCGTGGAGGGTTTAGTGCGGTCGGCGGCGGTGACCTACGCGCGGCTGGGCATTCGGTTCAACGCGGTGGCTCCTGGCTTGACCGATACCCCGTTGGCGTCGTTCCTAACCTCCAACGAGACGATGAAGGCGGCCAGCGAGGCGATGCATCCGATGGGACGGATCGGACGTCCCGAGGATGTGGCCGCTGCTCTGGCGTTTTTGCTTGGTGAGGACTCCTCGTGGATCACCGGGCAAATCCTGGGGGTTGATGGCGGCCTCGGGGCGGGACTGGCCCCTCCCAAAGTCGCTACCCGTGGTTAA
- a CDS encoding ankyrin repeat domain-containing protein has product MVNEIADAVKHAATTGDLAALRQLLDTHGEAVVRGDDNPGELTTLHWAAATGNVETMRFLLDPPIGSDPCAARGNNFTPLHAAAMHGHTEVCETLLAAGADVNAQTNPQGYAPLHSAAFAGYVETIRVLLDYGANRELLTYRGERPVDTARRTGQAEAVRMLEV; this is encoded by the coding sequence ATGGTGAACGAAATCGCGGACGCGGTCAAACACGCGGCCACCACCGGCGACCTGGCGGCGCTTCGGCAACTCCTCGACACTCACGGCGAGGCGGTCGTTCGCGGCGACGACAACCCGGGGGAGTTGACCACCCTCCATTGGGCGGCGGCGACGGGCAACGTCGAGACCATGCGGTTCCTCCTGGACCCGCCCATCGGGTCCGACCCCTGCGCTGCCCGAGGCAACAACTTCACGCCGTTGCACGCGGCCGCCATGCATGGCCACACTGAGGTCTGCGAAACGCTGCTCGCAGCCGGGGCCGACGTCAACGCCCAGACCAACCCCCAGGGATACGCTCCGCTGCATAGCGCGGCGTTTGCCGGATACGTCGAGACCATTCGGGTCCTGCTGGATTACGGAGCCAACCGCGAATTGCTCACCTACCGCGGCGAGCGGCCCGTTGACACCGCCCGTCGTACCGGCCAAGCTGAGGCCGTGCGGATGCTGGAGGTGTAA
- a CDS encoding GTPase domain-containing protein: METPPQPQGTNPTPSTSTLDPQVEGGPAPGRVDATRFHPSPNGEPHRDPAQDLSPASPPPTSGPASVTAAGSEEAATACQRLMDLLETARKLEALEQSRFDDKVRLPITEFVAAQFRMRIQPALAPDWPQNDPVHLALCGGTNSGKSTILNVLIGHPLASMSPTARHSQHPEAYQAAGWSLDWCDRYPGRFETAGYVRYRNQHPPRQTDADLEHHGYRPAYAVHDVAPPDPNEATRLGPNLFDSPHGVVCWDAPDISTEQARYYMSAVVDALALADLILFAVTKESYADDRGLSFLKMLTHAGLPVLAVANKLPTARDEREEILPDIRAKLEAHRREPPGARRLDWFLVMPTASGDDVGSRFQRLCDEPAVHHLKRVARDLAAEGTRLKKENLDRVFHYVSTAIHPALEPLRSQVREVDRWRSDLESLTQTHLLRRYREEHLNGERYEAFDRTMIRVLELIQVPFVGRWLSKISGLLRKPADLLLHQIKTRSWTTRTPSGDLSREPEHVVLERLLEIWFNEVRGLAQAKADDPQNGCRIGWNQVARGLDSAEFLERLRNSFPIAYQAYREDLIREEETRATRIHEAIASKPNLLRSLKYGQLATQISAVAMVIVSGGFNVSDLVVAPLVATLLNVLVEGGVGAFVEAEKAKLRDWQAARIEAIAREGLVNPALSLFPAAVESDRLDTVADDLALIGQAVRRIITT, encoded by the coding sequence ATGGAGACTCCGCCCCAGCCCCAGGGCACCAACCCGACCCCTTCGACTTCCACCCTTGATCCCCAAGTCGAGGGCGGCCCCGCGCCGGGCCGGGTGGATGCGACTCGTTTCCACCCCTCGCCCAACGGAGAACCGCATCGAGACCCGGCCCAAGACCTCTCCCCCGCCAGCCCCCCCCCAACCTCTGGTCCTGCCTCGGTGACCGCCGCTGGTTCAGAAGAAGCCGCGACGGCCTGCCAACGGCTCATGGACCTGCTTGAGACCGCCCGTAAACTCGAAGCCCTGGAACAATCACGGTTCGACGACAAGGTGAGGCTCCCCATTACCGAGTTCGTCGCGGCCCAATTTCGGATGCGGATTCAACCCGCCCTTGCCCCGGATTGGCCCCAAAACGACCCGGTTCACCTGGCACTTTGCGGCGGCACCAACTCGGGCAAATCAACCATTCTCAACGTATTGATCGGCCATCCGCTGGCCTCGATGAGTCCCACCGCCCGGCATAGCCAGCACCCCGAAGCCTACCAAGCCGCCGGGTGGAGTCTGGATTGGTGCGACCGCTACCCCGGACGGTTCGAGACGGCCGGTTATGTGCGTTACCGCAACCAGCATCCCCCGCGTCAGACCGACGCCGACCTGGAACACCACGGCTACCGTCCCGCCTACGCCGTTCACGATGTCGCGCCCCCCGATCCCAACGAGGCCACGCGGCTGGGTCCCAACCTTTTCGACTCCCCCCACGGCGTGGTCTGCTGGGACGCCCCGGATATCTCTACCGAACAGGCCCGGTACTACATGAGCGCGGTGGTGGACGCCCTAGCGCTGGCCGACCTCATCCTCTTCGCTGTCACTAAGGAGAGCTACGCCGACGACCGGGGCCTGTCGTTTTTGAAGATGCTCACCCACGCTGGGCTCCCAGTGCTCGCCGTCGCCAACAAGCTGCCCACAGCCCGCGACGAACGCGAGGAAATCCTGCCGGACATCCGAGCCAAACTGGAAGCCCACCGCCGCGAACCACCCGGCGCGCGGCGATTGGACTGGTTTCTGGTCATGCCAACCGCCTCGGGCGACGACGTTGGGTCCCGATTCCAGCGACTGTGCGACGAGCCAGCGGTTCATCACCTCAAACGGGTCGCCCGCGACCTCGCCGCCGAAGGGACCCGGCTCAAGAAGGAAAACCTCGACCGGGTGTTCCACTACGTTTCCACCGCGATTCATCCCGCCCTGGAACCGCTGCGCAGTCAGGTCCGCGAGGTGGACCGCTGGCGCAGCGACCTAGAAAGCCTCACCCAAACCCATCTGCTCAGACGCTATCGGGAGGAACATCTCAACGGCGAACGTTACGAGGCGTTCGATCGAACCATGATCCGGGTGTTGGAATTGATCCAAGTGCCGTTCGTGGGCCGTTGGCTGTCCAAAATTTCCGGCCTGTTACGCAAGCCGGCCGATCTCTTGCTCCATCAAATCAAAACCCGCTCCTGGACCACGCGGACTCCTAGCGGTGACCTGAGCCGGGAACCCGAACACGTCGTGCTGGAGCGTTTGCTGGAAATCTGGTTCAACGAGGTCCGCGGCCTAGCCCAGGCCAAGGCCGACGACCCCCAAAACGGCTGTCGGATCGGTTGGAACCAGGTGGCGCGCGGTCTCGACTCCGCCGAGTTTTTAGAACGACTCCGAAACAGCTTTCCCATCGCCTACCAAGCCTACCGCGAGGACCTGATCCGCGAGGAAGAAACCCGCGCGACCCGAATTCACGAGGCGATCGCCTCCAAACCGAACTTGTTGCGCTCGCTCAAGTACGGTCAGCTCGCCACCCAAATTTCAGCTGTGGCAATGGTGATCGTCTCGGGCGGATTCAACGTCTCCGACCTGGTGGTGGCCCCCCTGGTGGCCACGCTGCTCAACGTCTTGGTCGAAGGAGGCGTGGGAGCCTTCGTCGAAGCCGAGAAAGCCAAACTGCGCGATTGGCAAGCCGCCCGCATCGAAGCGATCGCGCGGGAGGGTCTGGTGAACCCCGCGCTCAGCTTGTTTCCCGCAGCGGTCGAATCGGATCGACTCGACACCGTCGCCGACGACTTGGCCTTGATCGGCCAGGCGGTCAGACGAATCATCACCACGTAA